A single Leptospira barantonii DNA region contains:
- a CDS encoding LA_3781 family PerA/PerB upregulated protein: MKSLNTILPWIEIAIATTIVVGCHNTTLQIHENQSPLKFPAESKPDQTFKQGGYLVGLIDSFETPEVRCTEGKPQILIQRNFLDNVIHWTIGGIYTRRTVQVFCQK; the protein is encoded by the coding sequence ATGAAATCATTAAACACCATTCTCCCTTGGATTGAGATCGCGATCGCAACGACGATCGTGGTAGGTTGTCATAACACAACCTTGCAGATCCACGAAAACCAAAGTCCCCTCAAGTTTCCCGCGGAATCCAAACCGGATCAAACATTCAAACAAGGAGGATATTTGGTGGGTTTGATCGACTCGTTCGAAACCCCGGAAGTCCGTTGTACAGAAGGAAAACCGCAGATTTTGATTCAAAGAAACTTTTTAGACAACGTGATTCACTGGACGATCGGCGGAATTTACACGCGAAGAACCGTCCAAGTGTTTTGTCAAAAATAA
- a CDS encoding DegT/DnrJ/EryC1/StrS family aminotransferase, with protein MSDTMITARKTFLPFALPCISERAIEEVSSVLRSGWITSGPKVKEFEEEFARYTGADYALALNSATAGLHLALEAIGMSREDAAICPAVTFTATAEVICYFDAEPILTDVDPIFNLMTPETLRATIERECTYQNGTLFHKKTGKTVRAILPVHLAGVICDMEGILEIAKEYHLYVIEDAAHAFPAVHKGRKIGTFGDFTVFSFYATKGITTGEGGMVTTNHSHFADRIKLMRLHGINRETYDRPGWYYEVVSPGFKYNMTDVAAALGIVQLSEADDLWKRRVEIAELYKKEFADLPFLHLPLSAPDGEHSWHLFRVEVDRASAKMDRDIFAIELKKRNIGSSLHFIPLYEHPFYSSRFGFKKENYPNSNAMFSRSLSIPLFPGMKDEDVQDVIKAVKEIFGAL; from the coding sequence ATGTCCGATACTATGATTACAGCACGCAAAACCTTTCTCCCATTCGCCCTTCCCTGCATTTCCGAAAGGGCCATCGAAGAAGTATCCTCAGTACTTCGTTCCGGCTGGATTACCTCCGGGCCAAAAGTGAAGGAGTTCGAGGAAGAATTTGCGCGTTACACCGGAGCCGACTACGCGCTCGCATTGAACTCCGCGACCGCGGGTCTTCACTTGGCACTCGAAGCGATCGGAATGAGCCGGGAAGACGCGGCCATCTGTCCGGCGGTGACTTTCACCGCGACCGCCGAAGTAATCTGTTACTTCGACGCGGAACCGATTCTTACGGACGTAGATCCGATCTTCAATCTTATGACTCCGGAAACTCTTCGAGCCACCATCGAAAGAGAATGTACTTATCAAAACGGAACCCTGTTCCACAAAAAAACCGGAAAGACAGTAAGAGCGATTCTTCCGGTGCATCTCGCGGGTGTAATCTGCGACATGGAAGGTATATTAGAAATCGCTAAAGAATATCATCTCTACGTAATCGAAGACGCGGCCCACGCGTTTCCTGCGGTTCACAAGGGAAGAAAGATCGGAACCTTCGGTGATTTCACCGTATTCAGTTTTTACGCGACCAAGGGAATCACAACCGGAGAAGGTGGAATGGTGACGACCAACCATTCTCACTTTGCGGATAGAATCAAACTCATGCGTCTTCACGGAATCAACCGCGAAACTTACGATCGTCCGGGTTGGTATTACGAAGTCGTTTCTCCGGGTTTTAAATACAACATGACGGACGTCGCGGCGGCTCTGGGGATCGTTCAACTTTCCGAAGCCGACGATCTTTGGAAACGAAGAGTCGAAATCGCGGAACTGTATAAAAAAGAATTCGCGGATCTTCCGTTTTTACATCTTCCTCTTTCCGCTCCCGACGGGGAACATTCCTGGCATCTTTTCAGAGTCGAAGTGGATCGTGCATCCGCAAAAATGGATCGCGATATCTTCGCAATTGAATTAAAAAAACGGAATATAGGTTCGAGCCTACATTTTATTCCGCTTTACGAACATCCTTTTTACAGTTCTCGTTTCGGATTTAAGAAGGAAAACTATCCGAACTCGAATGCGATGTTCTCGAGATCCCTTTCGATTCCTCTTTTCCCGGGAATGAAAGACGAGGACGTTCAGGACGTAATCAAAGCTGTTAAGGAAATTTTCGGCGCGCTTTAA
- a CDS encoding beta strand repeat-containing protein, translated as MKSRFFVFIFLSIFLQSCMAWPLLTGTIGLAAGKKGGGSLFLLPPGSSAPVLSRIELGAQDSSIAQGTSTTFQVTAIYDNGTNEDITNSASIVSLSQSVATIQGNSVRGTSSGSSQIQAEYKGLTSEIQIFVTSASLISIQVTSSNSGSLPKGVNRSFTAVGIFSDGSNQDLSADPLIVWSSSDSSVATVNASGLAKGINLGISNIRATFGSKQGSASLTVSSATLSSIQVTPSSLSIPLGANQQLTATGVYSDNSTQDITSSVSWAVLDTGLASIQTNGLLETSNTGSTTVFASIGSTIGSSALTVTSASLVGISVSPVNSSRAKGLDQSFTATGILSDNTSLDITDQVSWTSSDTSILSISNASGSHGLGATLNQGNVTVSATIGGIEGLTDFTVTSATLVSIGVTPNLPSKAKGLTQQFVATGTYTDNSTQDLTSAVTWTSSSSIASVSNVSGSEGLAQTVTTGNTIITATFGSVSGNTTFTVTSAILTSIQIGPLNPSLAKGLVRIFTATGIYSDFSNSDISSSVTWSSSDSTVATISNASGSEGSAFGSALGTTNIKATLGSINSSDSTLSVTAAELVSIGITPASSSKAKGLTENFTATGVFTDNSTQDLTEQVTWNSSDTVIAQIENVSGNKGFAYALIPGSSDISATLGAITSPSVSFSVTPASLVSISVTPSNSSVAKGLTQQFYATGTYTDNSTEDLTISVSWSSSLPSKAVISNASGSEGLTNTLTTGATTITATIGTISGNVTLNVTSAILTSISVTPSLPSVAKGLTKQFSATGIFSDNSTQDLTSVSTWVSSDSSKVTVGNAAGSEGLAVAVALGGSNIRAIYNSIQSAPTTMTVTAAELVNIVVSPPSPSKAKGLTQQFTATGIYTDSSSQNLTNLVTWYSSDTNSAPISNAIGFVGLATALSTGSSNISAVYNSVNSNSVSFTVNPAALVSIEVSPVNGSSAKGLNRQFTALGVYSDASTQDITTSVSWSSSDPVFASISNSIGTIGRASALQLGTTTITATSGSITGNTNFTVNAAILTSIAVSPTNPAINATATRQFSAVGTYSDGTTLDLTSTATWSSSSNSLATVSNALGTQGLATGILAGNATITAAYGSVSGNTTLTVNAIDTTPPTVTSIVSLSPTTIRIVYSESVNNTEALTLSNYKVVNSSSFTGICSDNTDFSGNSQTGDFSLSNISGSGNTFTITLSSSQIAGKTYTLVVNKAGIHDLSFAPNLLGCPNNADFTGQEQLKLSGAVCNTVGRVIVSFSKPLFAGADVAKSAECSNQTQCALRYKFTGVSSLGNITSVKILDGTVCGGAPADSSKVCLTHSLSQSGGQYTVISANNLDGDGFDNTSWGAIRNSSDTENLQSSPKDRTSFIGCGSSPVNFADGPIATNPFGDDSSFGYLTGYNNQIYIGPNTNGNQAVRFNYNGTSPESVSFSFTKDTTSSSGTSNVSSNSASTRDGGIGVPPYVTIGHTGCTLNNANQATGCGPDNEDGRGVFATGMLGGTAHILMAGSRSSENFNYLYYSSDTDSGLDFKYIDMGTITGTVTAGTSSINVLNDRIYAGFAKRNQGSNSPDFGKITFNTSDSTRCTVGSNCNANDGSRGDRFRIDRMPYFGGGSQEGNNSSINWAYYVGIDSLFVFNGRLYAANGGFPNSLHNGSIIRSTSGNPTPCDGTDSCPGWTDAAPRTDAKWHNGSNNNWFSLELTKYYDMIPADKAFSQFAEFNGRMYVTRTICLTPQDNSGLRGSVQTISGCTNGTYTNRRPQLWKCDPAISGNATLCEAGDWSVVGDDGNGFTNFGNVSNHSMTMVVANGSYLYVGFDNENGIQVWRTNISNPGSASNVWEQIGGNGLGDTANRQIYSAISGADAGMNYIYISAGRNNQPVRVYRQQNN; from the coding sequence ATGAAGAGCAGATTTTTCGTTTTTATATTTCTATCCATTTTTTTACAGAGTTGTATGGCTTGGCCCCTCCTCACCGGCACGATCGGTTTGGCCGCGGGAAAAAAAGGGGGTGGTTCCCTTTTCCTTCTTCCTCCGGGAAGTTCGGCTCCCGTTCTTTCGCGTATCGAACTCGGCGCTCAAGATTCTTCCATCGCTCAAGGAACGAGCACGACTTTTCAAGTCACCGCGATTTACGATAACGGTACGAACGAAGACATCACCAATTCCGCTTCCATCGTTTCTCTTTCCCAATCCGTTGCGACGATTCAAGGAAACAGCGTGAGAGGAACCTCTTCCGGTTCTTCGCAAATCCAAGCGGAATATAAGGGTCTGACTTCCGAGATTCAAATTTTTGTGACTTCCGCTTCTTTGATTTCGATTCAAGTTACGAGTTCGAATTCCGGTTCTTTGCCGAAAGGTGTGAACCGCAGTTTTACCGCTGTGGGAATTTTTTCGGACGGTTCCAATCAGGATCTTTCCGCCGATCCTTTGATCGTTTGGTCTTCGAGCGATTCTTCCGTTGCAACCGTAAACGCTTCCGGTTTGGCAAAAGGAATCAATTTAGGAATTTCTAATATTCGAGCGACATTCGGTTCCAAACAAGGTTCCGCTTCTCTTACCGTAAGTTCTGCGACACTTTCTTCGATTCAGGTAACTCCTTCTAGTTTGAGTATCCCGCTCGGTGCGAATCAACAATTGACCGCGACCGGTGTTTATTCGGACAATTCCACGCAGGATATCACGTCTTCGGTCTCATGGGCCGTTTTGGATACGGGGTTAGCCTCGATCCAAACAAACGGTCTATTAGAAACTTCGAATACGGGTTCGACCACGGTCTTCGCTTCGATCGGCTCTACGATCGGATCGTCCGCGTTAACCGTAACATCGGCGTCCTTGGTTGGAATTTCCGTTTCACCGGTAAATTCTTCCCGAGCAAAAGGGTTGGATCAATCGTTTACCGCGACCGGAATTCTTTCCGATAACACGAGTTTGGATATCACGGATCAGGTTTCTTGGACTTCTTCCGATACGAGCATTCTTTCCATTTCAAACGCGTCGGGCAGTCACGGTTTGGGTGCGACCTTAAACCAAGGAAACGTTACGGTTTCTGCGACCATCGGCGGCATAGAAGGTCTTACGGATTTTACGGTGACTTCCGCCACGTTAGTTTCCATCGGAGTAACTCCGAACCTGCCTTCGAAGGCGAAAGGTCTTACACAACAGTTCGTCGCCACCGGAACCTATACGGATAACTCCACACAAGACCTTACTTCCGCCGTTACTTGGACTTCTTCTTCGAGCATCGCAAGCGTATCTAACGTTTCCGGTTCGGAAGGTCTTGCGCAAACGGTGACGACCGGAAACACGATCATCACCGCCACGTTCGGTTCCGTTTCGGGGAATACCACGTTTACGGTGACTTCGGCCATTCTCACTTCGATTCAAATCGGACCTCTCAATCCTTCTCTTGCCAAAGGTTTGGTGAGAATTTTTACTGCGACCGGAATCTATTCCGATTTTTCGAACTCGGATATCAGTTCCTCGGTGACTTGGTCCTCCTCGGATTCTACGGTCGCTACGATTTCAAACGCGTCGGGTAGCGAAGGTTCCGCGTTTGGAAGCGCTCTCGGAACCACAAACATCAAAGCGACATTGGGAAGTATCAACAGCTCGGATTCCACGTTATCCGTAACTGCGGCGGAACTCGTTTCGATCGGAATCACCCCTGCGTCCTCCTCAAAAGCAAAAGGTCTTACGGAGAATTTTACGGCGACCGGTGTTTTCACCGATAACTCTACGCAGGATCTTACCGAACAAGTAACCTGGAATTCCTCCGATACGGTGATCGCACAAATCGAAAACGTTTCCGGCAATAAAGGATTCGCATACGCTTTGATTCCCGGTTCGAGCGACATATCCGCTACGTTAGGCGCAATCACAAGTCCGAGCGTTTCTTTTTCGGTAACTCCGGCATCTCTCGTTTCGATTTCCGTTACTCCGAGCAATTCTTCCGTTGCAAAAGGTTTAACACAGCAATTTTATGCGACTGGAACGTATACGGACAATTCCACCGAGGATCTTACCATTTCGGTTTCTTGGTCTTCTTCGCTTCCTTCCAAGGCGGTGATCAGCAACGCTTCCGGTTCGGAAGGTCTGACCAACACATTAACCACGGGCGCGACGACGATCACAGCTACGATCGGTACGATTTCGGGGAACGTTACGTTGAACGTGACTTCGGCGATTCTCACTTCGATTTCCGTTACACCAAGTCTTCCTTCGGTGGCAAAGGGTCTTACCAAACAATTCTCCGCAACCGGGATCTTTTCGGACAACTCGACTCAGGATCTTACCTCGGTTTCCACTTGGGTTTCTTCGGATTCCTCAAAAGTAACCGTAGGAAACGCCGCCGGTTCGGAAGGTTTGGCGGTCGCAGTTGCATTAGGAGGTTCGAATATTAGAGCAATCTACAATTCGATCCAAAGCGCACCGACTACGATGACCGTAACCGCCGCGGAACTTGTAAATATCGTAGTGAGTCCGCCTTCTCCCTCGAAAGCGAAAGGTTTGACTCAACAGTTCACCGCTACTGGAATTTATACGGACAGTTCCAGCCAAAATCTTACCAATCTTGTCACGTGGTATTCTTCCGATACGAATTCGGCTCCGATCAGCAACGCGATCGGGTTTGTCGGTTTAGCAACCGCGCTATCCACGGGTTCTTCGAACATTTCCGCGGTTTATAATTCAGTGAACAGCAACTCGGTGAGTTTCACTGTCAATCCGGCCGCGTTAGTCTCCATTGAGGTCAGCCCGGTCAACGGAAGTTCCGCCAAAGGTTTAAACCGTCAGTTCACAGCATTGGGTGTTTATTCGGACGCGTCCACTCAGGACATTACTACTTCGGTTTCTTGGTCCTCTTCCGATCCCGTCTTTGCTTCGATTTCCAATTCGATCGGAACCATCGGAAGAGCGAGCGCACTTCAACTCGGAACGACTACGATCACTGCAACTTCAGGCTCGATCACGGGAAATACGAACTTCACGGTAAACGCGGCAATTCTTACTTCGATCGCCGTATCTCCGACCAACCCTGCAATCAACGCAACCGCAACGAGACAATTCTCCGCAGTTGGAACGTATTCGGACGGAACCACTTTGGATTTGACTTCGACCGCAACCTGGTCCAGCTCCAGCAATTCGTTAGCAACGGTGAGTAACGCGCTTGGCACACAAGGCTTGGCGACGGGAATTCTCGCGGGAAATGCAACGATCACGGCTGCATACGGTTCCGTCTCGGGCAATACGACTCTTACCGTAAACGCGATCGACACAACTCCGCCTACGGTGACTTCTATCGTTTCCTTATCTCCGACCACGATAAGAATCGTATATTCAGAATCCGTAAACAACACGGAAGCCCTTACCTTATCCAATTACAAAGTCGTGAATAGCTCTTCGTTTACCGGAATCTGTTCGGATAACACGGACTTTAGCGGAAATTCTCAAACCGGAGATTTTTCGTTGAGTAACATCAGTGGAAGCGGCAACACGTTTACGATCACACTTTCGAGTTCTCAAATTGCGGGAAAAACATATACGCTTGTAGTGAACAAAGCGGGAATTCACGATCTTTCCTTCGCTCCGAATCTTTTGGGTTGTCCGAATAACGCCGATTTTACGGGACAAGAACAACTCAAACTTTCGGGAGCGGTTTGTAACACCGTGGGTCGAGTAATCGTTTCCTTTTCGAAACCATTGTTTGCGGGAGCGGACGTCGCAAAGTCCGCGGAATGTTCCAATCAAACGCAGTGCGCGTTGAGATATAAATTCACGGGCGTTTCCTCTTTAGGAAACATCACGAGCGTGAAAATTTTGGACGGAACGGTTTGCGGTGGGGCTCCTGCGGATTCTTCCAAAGTATGTCTAACGCATTCTCTTTCTCAATCGGGTGGTCAGTACACCGTGATCTCTGCGAACAACTTGGACGGAGACGGTTTCGACAACACATCTTGGGGTGCGATTCGAAATTCTTCCGATACGGAAAATCTACAATCCTCTCCGAAAGATAGAACCAGCTTTATCGGATGCGGAAGCTCTCCCGTAAACTTTGCGGACGGCCCGATTGCAACAAATCCTTTCGGAGACGATTCTTCCTTCGGTTATCTCACGGGTTATAACAATCAGATCTATATCGGTCCGAACACAAACGGAAACCAAGCGGTTCGTTTTAATTACAACGGAACTTCTCCGGAATCGGTTTCCTTCTCCTTTACGAAGGACACAACGTCCTCTTCTGGAACTTCCAATGTTTCGTCTAACAGCGCTTCGACGAGAGACGGAGGAATCGGCGTTCCTCCTTACGTGACGATCGGTCATACGGGTTGCACTTTGAACAACGCAAACCAAGCGACCGGGTGCGGACCGGACAACGAGGACGGAAGAGGTGTGTTCGCAACAGGTATGTTAGGTGGAACGGCTCATATTCTTATGGCGGGTTCCAGATCCTCCGAAAACTTCAATTATCTCTACTATTCTTCCGATACGGACTCGGGACTCGACTTCAAGTATATCGATATGGGAACGATCACCGGAACCGTAACCGCGGGAACTTCGTCGATCAACGTTTTAAACGATAGAATCTACGCCGGTTTTGCGAAACGAAATCAAGGTTCGAATTCTCCGGACTTCGGAAAAATTACGTTCAACACTTCGGATTCCACAAGATGTACGGTTGGAAGCAATTGTAACGCGAACGACGGATCACGAGGAGATCGTTTTAGAATCGATAGAATGCCTTACTTCGGAGGAGGTTCTCAGGAAGGAAACAATTCTTCGATCAACTGGGCCTACTATGTGGGAATCGATTCTCTCTTCGTTTTCAACGGAAGATTGTATGCGGCGAACGGAGGATTTCCGAATTCATTACATAACGGAAGTATAATACGTTCCACAAGCGGCAACCCAACTCCTTGCGACGGAACCGATAGTTGTCCGGGTTGGACCGATGCCGCTCCTCGAACGGACGCAAAATGGCACAACGGTTCCAATAACAATTGGTTCTCACTCGAACTTACGAAGTATTATGATATGATTCCCGCGGACAAAGCATTCTCTCAGTTCGCCGAGTTTAACGGAAGAATGTACGTAACAAGAACGATCTGTTTGACTCCTCAGGACAACTCGGGACTCAGAGGATCGGTTCAAACGATCTCGGGTTGCACAAACGGAACTTATACGAACAGAAGACCTCAACTTTGGAAATGTGATCCTGCGATCAGCGGAAACGCCACACTCTGTGAGGCTGGAGACTGGTCCGTTGTCGGGGACGACGGAAACGGATTTACGAATTTCGGAAACGTTTCCAATCACAGTATGACGATGGTGGTCGCGAACGGATCGTATCTTTATGTGGGATTCGACAACGAAAACGGAATCCAAGTCTGGAGAACGAACATCTCCAACCCTGGAAGCGCGTCTAACGTATGGGAGCAGATCGGAGGCAACGGACTCGGCGACACGGCCAATCGTCAGATCTATTCCGCGATTTCGGGAGCGGACGCAGGTATGAACTACATCTACATAAGCGCGGGAAGAAATAATCAACCCGTACGCGTATATAGACAACAGAACAATTGA
- a CDS encoding Bor/Iss family lipoprotein produces MSNRRQIVKVLFSFLILSVFAACQNARVRFPQEPPKSCLNPATQKQCKNALDDRERLNAEPSQMHVIPQSFYFWGMSPKNYAINGSTYCPNGIKEAHQYSTFFDSLYEQLTLGIYSPRTLNLICYN; encoded by the coding sequence ATGTCGAATCGACGACAGATCGTTAAGGTCTTATTTTCATTTTTAATTCTGAGCGTTTTTGCCGCTTGCCAGAACGCAAGGGTTCGTTTTCCGCAGGAACCGCCTAAGTCCTGTCTGAATCCTGCGACACAAAAACAGTGTAAAAACGCATTGGACGATCGCGAACGATTGAACGCGGAACCGAGCCAGATGCACGTAATTCCACAGTCGTTTTACTTTTGGGGAATGAGTCCTAAAAACTATGCGATCAACGGCTCGACGTATTGTCCGAACGGGATCAAGGAAGCGCATCAATATTCCACTTTTTTCGATTCCCTATACGAACAACTGACTCTGGGAATTTATTCACCGAGAACGCTCAACCTGATCTGTTACAATTAA
- the add gene encoding adenosine deaminase, translated as MALTFGEILDRIRIIDRDVTELNRLKSRLPADRPYSSSLQISFDKQINELLNERVGLMELEVLDPPSWILGVPTTGVVQETPVPIKGLFPSGDLSKEKPDDQDVINFLRELPKTEIHLHLEACVNKDTMKQLMAKNGITVSDEEFEAKFNFKDLNGFIQVFFFIQSLVKEPADFSFFVGSLAEYMRANNIVYTEVFFAPSKFIQNGLDFEEMVDFLVNRIREEKENDGITIRLLVDVSRSFGPENAMNNLNRVLKLRHPEVIGIGLGGAELMGPARDYQEVFRKAREAGLRVVAHSGEDDGPWAIWEAVELLKAERIGHGTSAIQDPELVKYLRENHIPIEICVTSNVFTGKYVRKEQNHPVRYYYDQGLALSVNTDDPEIFNVNLTYEYYKLWRFLDFSLDEIVDLIRQGVFASFHPNKESLWAEMEKKIQLVKARYGLKR; from the coding sequence GTGGCTTTAACTTTCGGAGAGATTTTAGATAGAATTCGGATCATCGACCGCGATGTAACCGAATTGAACCGCCTGAAATCCAGGCTCCCCGCAGACCGTCCTTATTCCTCGTCTTTACAGATTTCCTTCGACAAACAGATCAACGAACTCTTGAACGAAAGAGTGGGTTTGATGGAACTCGAGGTTCTCGATCCACCTTCTTGGATTTTAGGAGTTCCCACAACCGGTGTCGTTCAGGAAACCCCGGTCCCGATCAAAGGACTTTTCCCGTCGGGAGATCTTTCCAAGGAAAAACCCGACGACCAAGATGTTATCAACTTCTTGCGGGAACTCCCTAAAACCGAAATCCATCTTCACCTCGAGGCTTGCGTCAACAAGGACACGATGAAACAGTTGATGGCAAAGAATGGAATCACCGTTTCCGACGAAGAGTTCGAAGCCAAGTTCAACTTCAAAGATCTCAACGGATTCATTCAGGTATTTTTCTTCATTCAATCCCTCGTAAAAGAACCGGCCGACTTTTCGTTCTTCGTGGGAAGTCTCGCGGAATACATGCGTGCGAATAACATCGTTTATACGGAAGTGTTCTTCGCACCTTCCAAGTTCATCCAGAACGGACTCGACTTCGAAGAGATGGTCGACTTTCTCGTAAATCGAATCCGCGAGGAAAAGGAAAACGACGGAATCACCATACGCTTGTTAGTCGACGTTTCCCGTTCCTTCGGACCGGAGAATGCGATGAACAATCTCAACCGGGTTTTAAAACTCAGACATCCCGAAGTGATCGGGATCGGACTCGGTGGAGCGGAGTTGATGGGCCCAGCACGCGATTATCAGGAAGTTTTCCGGAAAGCGAGAGAAGCGGGTCTTCGTGTGGTCGCTCACTCCGGAGAAGACGACGGACCTTGGGCGATCTGGGAAGCCGTGGAACTTCTCAAAGCGGAAAGAATCGGTCACGGAACTTCCGCGATTCAAGATCCGGAACTCGTAAAATATCTCAGAGAAAATCATATCCCGATCGAGATCTGTGTGACGTCTAACGTGTTCACGGGAAAATACGTTCGTAAGGAACAAAATCATCCGGTTCGTTACTACTACGATCAGGGACTTGCTCTGAGCGTCAACACGGACGATCCGGAGATATTCAACGTAAACCTTACATACGAATATTATAAACTTTGGAGATTCCTCGACTTCTCCCTGGACGAGATCGTGGATCTGATTCGTCAGGGCGTTTTCGCTTCCTTTCATCCGAACAAAGAATCCCTTTGGGCTGAAATGGAAAAGAAAATCCAACTCGTAAAAGCAAGATACGGTTTGAAACGATAA
- a CDS encoding alpha/beta fold hydrolase produces the protein MKSLYSLFLNYYHWKKKKYMREILGFRDLEVETGGNSVYFLEKNPERNKSILLIHGLLDSATGLRKIAPKIRQDYRVLIPDIPGFGKSKLPPLKYLFQVDVFADLIYEAIRKLDLTNLVLGGHSMGALIAMHIALRDREKRISKLVLIAPGGIPHPKRDEMKELLFPKNEDDLVKLIQALYYETPELPGRIARKALIQSWNELPNQFLTVNTLEREEEIFLGKKLGEIKIPALIVSGKEDPITDATMTKKLHSYLKKSKLVFIPDAKHAIHMEKPEELSLEINRYLD, from the coding sequence ATGAAATCCTTGTACTCGTTATTTCTAAACTACTATCACTGGAAAAAGAAAAAATACATGAGGGAGATTCTCGGGTTTCGGGATCTCGAGGTCGAAACCGGAGGCAATTCGGTTTATTTTTTGGAGAAGAATCCCGAAAGAAACAAGTCGATTCTTTTGATTCACGGTTTGCTCGATTCCGCGACCGGTTTACGAAAGATCGCTCCTAAAATCCGTCAGGATTATCGTGTGTTGATTCCGGATATTCCCGGTTTTGGAAAAAGCAAACTTCCACCTCTCAAGTATTTGTTTCAAGTGGACGTATTCGCGGATCTGATCTACGAAGCGATTCGAAAATTGGACCTCACCAATCTCGTGTTAGGCGGTCATTCGATGGGAGCCTTGATCGCGATGCATATCGCTCTTCGGGACCGTGAAAAAAGAATTTCCAAACTCGTTTTGATTGCTCCGGGCGGGATTCCACATCCAAAGCGGGACGAAATGAAGGAACTTTTGTTTCCTAAAAACGAGGACGATCTCGTGAAACTCATCCAAGCCTTGTATTATGAAACGCCCGAACTTCCGGGAAGAATCGCGAGAAAGGCGCTGATCCAATCCTGGAACGAACTTCCGAATCAGTTTTTAACCGTGAACACTTTGGAAAGGGAAGAAGAGATTTTTCTCGGAAAAAAATTGGGCGAGATCAAAATTCCGGCGTTGATCGTTTCCGGAAAAGAAGATCCGATCACGGACGCTACGATGACTAAGAAACTTCATTCTTATCTGAAAAAAAGCAAACTGGTTTTTATACCGGACGCCAAACACGCGATCCACATGGAAAAACCGGAAGAACTTTCTTTGGAGATCAATCGTTATCTCGATTGA
- a CDS encoding VOC family protein, with protein sequence MQPRINIITLGVKDFDKTVRFYEEGLGFPRMKFEGGIAFFTLNGTWFALYPWEALAEDVGVPANGNGFRGFTLAYNGQSKEEVNQVIAKAKAAGAKIVKQPQDVFWGGYSGYFEDPEGYYWEVAWNPAFYPGPKEV encoded by the coding sequence ATGCAACCCAGAATTAACATCATCACCCTCGGAGTGAAAGACTTCGATAAAACGGTTCGTTTTTACGAGGAAGGACTCGGTTTTCCCAGAATGAAATTCGAGGGAGGCATCGCCTTCTTTACGTTAAACGGAACTTGGTTTGCTTTGTATCCTTGGGAGGCTTTGGCCGAAGACGTGGGTGTTCCCGCAAACGGAAACGGATTCAGAGGTTTTACCTTGGCTTACAACGGTCAATCCAAGGAAGAAGTGAATCAAGTGATCGCAAAGGCGAAAGCCGCAGGCGCTAAAATCGTGAAACAACCGCAGGATGTTTTCTGGGGAGGATACTCGGGTTACTTCGAAGATCCCGAAGGTTATTATTGGGAAGTTGCTTGGAATCCTGCCTTTTATCCCGGTCCGAAAGAAGTTTAA
- a CDS encoding LIC_10463 family lipoprotein, protein MWIVFAGLLFCHGSEKPEKLTFLNNEQNGMFRLQSFVHGRMEIGSNIHNYEFTIKQSENVRGVFQIDSTNPDLRVRLTKKEFPLDTKMECTNTNSGNTYSCKIEINSLEKGRYLLSVYRKNYENESNFNLFAGIFGIGYIDVESTTDR, encoded by the coding sequence ATGTGGATCGTTTTTGCGGGACTTCTATTCTGCCATGGAAGCGAAAAACCCGAAAAGCTGACCTTTCTCAACAACGAACAAAACGGAATGTTTCGTCTTCAATCTTTCGTTCACGGGAGAATGGAGATCGGAAGTAATATTCATAATTACGAATTTACGATTAAACAATCCGAAAACGTCCGAGGAGTTTTCCAAATCGACTCGACGAACCCTGATTTGAGAGTTCGCTTAACAAAAAAAGAATTCCCTTTGGACACAAAGATGGAATGTACAAATACGAATTCAGGAAACACGTATTCCTGTAAGATTGAAATCAATTCCTTGGAAAAAGGACGTTATCTACTTTCCGTGTATCGGAAAAACTACGAAAACGAATCCAACTTCAATCTTTTCGCGGGAATATTCGGAATAGGTTATATAGATGTCGAATCGACGACAGATCGTTAA